The following coding sequences are from one Rutidosis leptorrhynchoides isolate AG116_Rl617_1_P2 chromosome 11, CSIRO_AGI_Rlap_v1, whole genome shotgun sequence window:
- the LOC139877114 gene encoding monolignol oxidoreductase AtBBE-like 15 — translation MELNISIKFITCLLLVLMLLFTSTYSATQQDKILQCLSQTSNGTNSNEVFPQSNTQYSSILESTIVNLRFSTNTPKPIVIITPLSYSHVQSAVLCAKKAGFRIRIRSGGHDYAGLSYTSSYNVPFVVIDIKQLQSVTIDSSKKTAWVESGATIGQLYYWVSQKSQNLGFPAGICPTLGLGGHLSGGGFGTLVRKYGLAADNVIDAKIVDVNGRILDRKSMGEDLFWAIRGGGGGSFGVVVAWKVNLVTVPEKVTVFTVYKTLDQGGSDLFDKWQNIGDKLSEDLFIRVAIQPVTVSNGKTVQVVFNSMFLGTVDKLIKTLKSSFPELGIQEKDCTEMSWIDSILYFANYPKGSYDVLRDRKPETRKYINGKSDYVKQPIPKERLNDVWKWCMEDDRSILIMDPHGGKMSEIEKTKTPYPHRKGYLYNIQYFQYWENIEDSEKHISWMRRIYENMTPYVSKKPRSTYVNYRDLDLGKNENAKNTSYLDAMKWGNRYFGDNFKRLAMVKAKVDPDNFFFFEQSIPPLKL, via the coding sequence ATGGAGCTAAATATTAGCATTAAATTTATAACATGTTTGCTACTAGTTCTCATGCTTTTATTCACTTCAACATATTCAGCTACACAACAAGATAAAATCCTTCAATGTCTATCTCAAACTTCAAATGGTACAAACTCAAATGAAGTGTTCCCCCAAAGCAACACACAATATTCATCTATTCTTGAGTCAACAATAGTCAACCTTAGATTTTCTACTAATACACCCAAACCAATAGTTATAATCACACCTTTGTCATATTCCCATGTACAATCTGCTGTACTTTGTGCCAAAAAAGCCGGATTCCGAATTAGAATCAGAAGTGGTGGCCATGATTATGCAGGCCTTTCATATACTTCATCTTATAATGTCCCTTTTGTTGTTATTGACATTAAACAACTGCAATCTGTTACGATTGATTCTAGTAAGAAAACGGCTTGGGTTGAATCTGGTGCAACGATCGGTCAACTGTATTATTGGGTGTCCCAAAAAAGTCAAAATCTTGGATTCCCAGCTGGCATCTGCCCAACGCTAGGGCTCGGTGGACACCTAAGCGGAGGTGGATTTGGTACTCTGGTTAGAAAGTATGGTCTAGCGGCTGATAATGTTATCGACGCCAAAATAGTTGATGTCAACGGGCGAATTCTTGATCGAAAGTCAATGGGAGAAGATCTTTTTTGGGCAATTAGAGGAGGCGGGGGTGGTAGTTTTGGCGTCGTTGTAGCTTGGAAAGTTAATCTTGTTACCGTTCCTGAAAAAGTTACGGTTTTTACTGTTTACAAGACTTTAGATCAAGGTGGTTCGGATTTGTTTGACAAGTGGCAGAACATAGGAGACAAATTAAGTGAAGATTTGTTCATTAGAGTTGCCATACAACCTGTAACAGTTTCGAATGGCAAAACAGTTCAAGTTGTATTCAATTCGATGTTTTTAGGGACGGTTGATAAGCTCATTAAAACGTTAAAAAGTAGTTTTCCTGAATTGGGGATACAAGAAAAGGACTGCACTGAAATGAGTTGGATTGATTCGATACTTTATTTTGCAAATTATCCAAAAGGAAGTTATGATGTGTTAAGAGATAGGAAACCCGAGACGAGAAAATACATTAATGGTAAATCAGACTACGTGAAACAACCGATACCTAAAGAAAGATTAAACGATGTATGGAAATGGTGTATGGAGGATGATCGATCGATTCTTATAATGGATCCACACGGTGGGAAGATGAGCGAGATTGAAAAAACGAAAACTCCATATCCACATAGAAAAGGTTATTTGTATAACATACAGTATTTTCAGTATTGGGAAAACATTGAGGACTCAGAAAAACATATAAGTTGGATGAGAAGGATTTATGAGAATATGACACCATATGTGTCAAAGAAACCAAGGTCAACTTATGTGAATTACAGGGATCTTGATTTGGGTAAAAATGAAAATGCTAAAAACACAAGTTATCTGGATGCTATGAAATGGGGAAACAGGTATTTTGGTGACAATTTTAAGAGGTTGGCAATGGTGAAAGCTAAGGTTGATCCTGACAATTTCTTCTTTTTTGAGCAAAGCATCCCACCTCTTAAACTATGA
- the LOC139876197 gene encoding uncharacterized protein codes for MRPLGKWNETLIVKQVWRIITQEESLWSKWVNLIKLKGTSFWDIQANDSWGWKYMLELRNKIKPHVGYDLVNGRRKVSWIDNSGKKVPFSTQQVWADFRCNRVQVVWHHVIWFKGFDPKHAFVLWLAVLNKLGTQDRLSKWYPYNVYRCVLCENSVDSVRHLFFQCSYSIKVWYGMKSKLIFKGIPDNLPEIVQRLSDYPFSCNIWNIINRMVLAASVYFLWHERNCRLFRSEKRSEEEVCRLIQDFIKCKILTLKVKKSKVVNRAASIWGIDWKD; via the coding sequence ATGAGGCCTCTTGGTAAGTGGAATGAAACTCTTATTGTTAAACAGGTATGGAGGATTATTACTCAAGAAGAATCTTTGTGGAGTAAATGGGTAAATTTGATTAAGCTTAAAGGTACTAGTTTCTGGGATATTCAGGCTAATGATAGTTGGGGTTGGAAGTATATGCTTGAATTAAGGAATAAAATCAAGCCTCATGTGGGGTATGATTTAGTTAATGGCAGGAGAAAAGTTTCATGGATTGATAATAGTGGCAAAAAAGTCCCATTTTCTACTCAACAGGTCTGGGCTGACTTTAGGTGCAATAGAGTTCAAGTGGTATGGCATCATGTTATTTGGTTCAAAGGTTTTGATCCAAAGCATGCTTTTGTGTTATGGCTTGCAGTCCTTAACAAATTGGGTACTCAAGATAGATTGAGTAAATGGTACCCTTATAATGTATATAGATGTGTCCTGTGTGAAAACAGTGTGGATTCAGTAAGGCATCTATTTTTTCAGTGCTCTTACAGCATAAAGGTATGGTATGGTATGAAGTCCAAACTGATATTCAAAGGTATTCCTGATAATCTTCCAGAGATTGTTCAAAGATTGTCTGATTACCCGTTTtcatgtaatatatggaatatcatCAATAGAATGGTATTAGCTGCAAGTGTATACTTTTTGTGGCATGAAAGGAATTGCAGGCTGTTTAGATCTGAGAAGAGGAGTGAAGAAGAAGTATGCAGGTTGATCCAAGATTTTATCAAGTGTAAGATTTTGACTTTGAAAGTCAAAAAGTCAAAGGTAGTCAACAGAGCTGCTAGCATATGGGGCATTGATTGGAAAGATTAG
- the LOC139877634 gene encoding pentatricopeptide repeat-containing protein At4g21065-like translates to MHFSASKIFINNRAAEQQCLHLLQTCTTLFNLTKIHTQILKLGLQNNPLVLTKFTQTSSDLNAIDYASFILFAPDAKTHLYDTFLYNTIIRAYAHTTDSRTTAVNIYKSMVYDDVLPNKFTYPFVLKACAGVGNLRLGESVHGSVVKFGFDEDVHVLNTMVHMYCCCGGFMDARKVFDEMPNWDSVSWSAMIGGYARMGMSTSAVELFREMQIDGVRPDEITMVSVLSACSDLGALELGKWVENYIEREKITKSIELCNALIDMFAKCGDVDKALRLFQTLDGKTIVSWTSVIVGLAMHGRGLEAASLFENMKDSGMAPDDVTFIGLLSACSHSGLVNEGQKYFDSMTRVFHITPKIEHYGCMVDLLSRAGLVKQALEFVNKMPIEPNPIIWRTLTAACQLHGELNLGESITKQLIEKEPLHESNYVMLSNIYGKMWKWEKKNTIREKMGEKGMRKIPGSTMIELDNKIYEFVAGDRTHELYKEIHEMIDEMGRKIKMAGYVPSTSEVLLDIGQEEREDALTRHSEKLAIAFALLKTPRGTPIRIVKNLRVCGDCHCFTKFVSKIYNREIVVRDRNRFHHFKDGVCSCNDFW, encoded by the coding sequence ATGCATTTCTCAGCATCCAAAATTTTTATCAACAATCGAGCAGCAGAGCAACAATGTTTACATCTTCTGCAAACCTGCACAACACTCTTTAATCTCACCAAAATTCACACCCAAATTCTCAAATTAGGTCTTCAAAATAACCCATTAGTCCTCACCAAATTCACACAAACATCATCTGATCTGAATGCAATTGACTACGCTTCATTCATTCTATTCGCCCCAGATGCTAAAACCCATTTATATGACACCTTTCTATACAACACCATCATCAGAGCATACGCTCACACCACTGACTCAAGAACAACTGCTGTTAATATATACAAATCAATGGTGTATGATGATGTTTTGCCTAATAAATTCACATACCCGTTTGTTCTTAAGGCTTGTGCTGGTGTTGGGAACTTGCGGTTAGGCGAATCGGTTCATGGTAGTGTTGTGAAGTTTGGGTTTGATGAGGATGTACATGTGTTGAATACTATGGTGCATATGTATTGTTGTTGTGGTGGGTTTATGGATGCTcgcaaggtgtttgatgaaatgcctaatTGGGATTCTGTATCGTGGAGCGCGATGATTGGTGGGTATGCGAGAATGGGGATGTCGACGAGTGCGGTTGAGTTATTTAGGGAGATGCAGATTGATGGTGTTCGACCTGATGAGATTACTATGGTATCGGTTTTGTCTGCTTGTagcgatttaggtgctttagagctTGGAAAATGGGTCGAGAATTATATCGAAAGAGAAAAGATTACGAAAAGCATCGAGCTTTGTAACGCTTTGATTGACATGTTTGCCAAATGTGGTGACGTCGATAAAGCATTAAGGTTGTTTCAAACCTTGGATGGGAAAACAATTGTTTCTTGGACATCTGTGATCGTTGGTTTGGCAATGCACGGTCGAGGTTTGGAGGCCGCTTCGTTGTTTGAGAACATGAAAGATTCTGGGATGGCACCTGATGACGTCACGTTTATCGGGTTGCTTTCGGCTTGTAGTCATTCTGGGTTGGTCAACGAAGGTCAAAAGTATTTTGATTCAATGACTCGAGTGTTTCATATAACACCTAAGATTGAACATTATGGATGCATGGTTGATCTTTTGAGTAGGGCCGGGCTTGTAAAACAAGCACTCGAGTTTGTTAACAAAATGCCAATCGAGCCAAACCCGATAATATGGCGAACGTTAACCGCCGCTTGTCAGCTTCACGGTGAACTCAATCTCGGCGAAAGCATTACAAAACAGTTGATTGAAAAAGAGCCTTTGCACGAGTCTAATTACGTCATGCTTTCGAACATATACGGGAAGATGTGGAAATGGGAAAAGAAGAACACGATTAGAGAAAAAATGGGCGAAAAGGGTATGAGAAAGATCCCGGGGAGTACAATGATCGAACTCGACAACAAAATTTACGAATTCGTTGCGGGTGATAGGACACACGAATTGTACAAAGAGATTCATGAAATGATTGATGAAATGGGGAGGAAGATTAAGATGGCGGGATATGTTCCTAGTACATCGGAAGTGTTACTTGATATTGGTCAAGAGGAACGGGAAGACGCGTTGACTAGACATAGTGAGAAACTTGCGATTGCGTTTGCATTATTAAAGACACCACGCGGGACCCCTATTCGAATTGTGAAGAATTTACGAGTTTGTGGTGATTGTCATTGTTTTACGAAGTTTGTTTCGAAGATCTATAATCGAGAGATTGTTGTGAGGGATAGAAATCGATTTCATCATTTTAAAGATGGTGTATGTTCTTGTAATGACTTCTGGTAA